A stretch of DNA from Pyxicephalus adspersus chromosome 5, UCB_Pads_2.0, whole genome shotgun sequence:
CTGTAGAGTCATACCAGTTATAAAGTGTGCTGTTGTAAATTTGCACCCATATACTTGATATTTTATGGTAATCACAATGATCTTCATTCTTGTTTTAGGCCTGATGCAAAAGCCAGTGGTTCAGCATGAAAACCCAGGAATTTACATTTCAGGGCAACATAGCCCATGTATTCACACCAAGATGGTTCcttttttacttgcatttatGTTTggttgtcatttgttttctaaacaGAAGCCACAGAAGGCATCTCTGACTTTGTCAATTCAGGAGAATAGGTTTTCTCAATAGTCAGACCTCAGATTAGGTGGTGCATTTGCTTTCCTTGTACCCCAAAGTCCTTACAGGACAGTCTCTGTTTTTAGCAACCCACTCTAGTCATAAGACACCAGTCTTCTGTCTAACAGGGACTATTTTCCTGAAGCCTGTTAGAAAGTGTTCCTGAACAGAAGCATTTCATTGGTATAGGCATTTGACCTCACTTTAGACAGGATTTAGCAGTGGGCTAGAAGTTTGCTAAATTGCCTTAAGTGTGCTCCTCTCCTGGCTTTATTAGATACCtagcccccccacccccaccccccaccacAATTTAAACAAGCACAAAAATTCACAATGTGGGTCTCCTCTTGACCACATTCAAGAATGAACAACAACTTGCAAATCTATaatcaacctttatttttttttgctaataaacgTGTGACTTCAGTGATATTtacattaaagtgcattttttctTCTGTGATAATTTTTATCTTCTcagttttcatttcaattttcatAAATCTTTACTCAATTGTGCCTGTTCCTTCTGATTATATTCCATCAGTTTCCCTCTCCAGTGCATAACATAATACAAAGTTATACATTAATTTGTGGGTAGGTAGGACTCCTTTCAGGAGTAAAACATTGTTTCATGCAACACTCACtcacacaaagaaataaatacatatataaattttttttttttaaatacacaatataaGCAGAAGAGCTACTTCTTCCTGGTGCCACCCTTCCTTAAGTTGCAACCTAAAGGACCAAAAAACACGATTATACAGTAAAACTACTATAACAATTTCCATTGATATAGGAGGGTTTATGTTGTCTCCCAATAATACACCAACACCACCAGACATAGGTCAAAATGCCTGTCAACTGGGGAAGTGCTCAATCCAATTAACCCGTAATAAAAATTAAACGAGACTTCCccctttttgtaataaacattagCACACTACACCAACATCATGGAAAAGATAAAATTAGTCTAGCTTCCAGATCTGTTCATTTCTGCCaagctaaaaacacattttgcttgcATATGCTTGAAGTCATTAGTAAAGCAGAAGAAAGTACCTTGCAGGGGGGAATCAGTCACTTTGCCACGTGAACACCCTTTAGAAGTAGTGTAGTAAAAGATGCCCATTTGCAGTAATcttaggtttagttctacttttacaAACCCAGctctgaataaaatgtaaaatgtttactttatgtaGCTACATACCTCTATACAAGAAGGATCTGGGAATCTCCCATGCATCTATTTCTTCTGTATCAGTtctactttgttttcttttagcagACTTGCGCGTTCCTTTCTTTTTTGGAGGCTTGTCTACAAATAAATTTAACATCTCATCATAAAAAGGAAAGTTATACAAGCCATAAACTGCACCATATACACTGCTGAATTTCTTTAAAACACTAAGTCACAAGCTTCTTGCCCAGAGGCGCAAGGTATTGTCAGCTCCTGGCTCTGATGtcacagcaaaataaacaaaaagctgGGACTGAGTTTGAAGCAAACTTTGAACTGAATAACCAAAGCAGAGTGCGATTGGCATGTTTTATTCCCAAAGATGGCACAAAGTTCCATAATTATGAGCTATATGCATAAGGCAACCAATAGGCCTAACAGTATGCACATACACTGCTAAATAGCCTTTATTAAACCCTTTCCATGCTCATCCTGTATATAAAACCCCAGTATGACTCACTTTGCCGAGGACACATTGATAAAGTTCTCCTCTTAAAAGTTAGTATTGCAACTGCTTGTTCTGAATCCCAGAGTAGCATCATTATGTGATCAGGTCATCTCTTGACTAGTGATACCATGTAAACTGAAGGCTACATTGATGAAAACAGATGCCGAAAGTGGTGGTCTCCATCTGAAGGCTTTTATTTATGAAACTGTCAAATACTGATTTATGAATACCTTCTAAGTTTGAAAAGCACTGCACAACACTACTTCTACTTCTCTGGTGGGTTggtttcattttgcttttttaataagcTGAAGCCTTCAGGAAAACCAGAATCTTACATCCTACTTGTCAGACGCCTGCATTTTCCCCATAGGGTTGTGTTTCCATCTGCCAGCCAAACTATAACTACAGACCACAGCAATAATGCAAAGGCTCGCAAGAAAAACTACAACATAGTGGAGGTTTAGACCAAACCCGAAATGTGATGGATCGTTGAAGTGTGAAATAAGGACTTGCTTACCAGTGGAGATGCAATTGACAGGCTCCTTTAGAATCTACCTAAAGTAAATATTCTAGGTTgtaaatttgcttttaatatattgcatttcctGCATGAACAAGCAAGCTTTCTGAAAATTATAtagctgtattttaaaatacctaaaaagacAGAATACCTTGCTCTTTGATTTTGGCTGTATCTTGCAGATAATATGCAGGTTCTGTGAATTTGGGCTTAGCACCTCTTCCAACCCAGTACTCCTCAACACGGGCCCCAGAGGCTTTCTTTTGGGGTTTTCCTAATTGAAGCAGATAGAAGATACAGAGTAACAATTAGGTTACATCAGTTTGTCCAAGAATTTTCTTTACAGATTTGTCACAACAAAAGCCACTGAAATTGACAGTTATAGCCATACCTGGTGAAATTTGCATTACTAAAAACTATTCAAGAACACTTAAAATTGCAAATAGTTCTAGTATTTATAGATCCCTTAAAAAGGGAAAGAGCTGCAGTGGCACAAACATTCACTAGCAATTCCAGTAAACGATGCGATTTTGAAGAGCATTCTGATTGATCCATTCCACAGACTGCGTACGTTATTGGTTTTGAGTGTCAATATCATATGAAGAAGACTCTTCTAACTTACCACCCATTTTCTGCTGAGGTTTCTTCATATCAGGCACCTCTTTGTATCCTCTCTCGGGCTTCTCAAATTTTTCATAGTCACATGGTTTAAGTCTATGCACTTGTTCAAGCGCTTCAGACAAACTCTTCTTTACACGAAGCTTTTCTCTGACAGGCCACCCAATAATGTGGGCTGGAAGGGCTCCTTTTGGAGGTTTCCACAAAATCCTTTGCTGTGCGATCTGCTTAAAGAAGTTAGTTTTACCAAAGTCCAGCTGCTCACGTGGTATATCTTCCTCAAAATAATATTCTTCGTCATCAGTCTCATCTTCAAAGTTGTGCAAGTTTTCTTCCTCCAGTACCCAATATTCTTCAGAATCTTCAGGTTCAGACAAAGATTGACTCTTTCTTGGTTTCTTCTTTACAGAGTAAAGTTTCCTCTTATTCAGTCCTCTTATTGGTACTCCAATTTTGCGACTTCTACCTGAAGCCTCTTTAACCTTCCGTTCAGAAGTAGGCCTGCAGCTTTTTTCATAACGGCTGCTAGCGTGCTTTGCTGGTGTGTCATCCTCTTTCAGAGAGCCACCACTTTGAATTTTCTCCTTTTCAGAGCTCTCAGCACTTCTTCGGAAAGCATATAACCCTTTCCGAAGCATATAATCTGGCACAAAATAAGAAACAGAAGCATTATCTATGGATGAGCCCTCATCCCTGGACGAAAGCTCTTCAGAAGTAACACTCAAAATACTTGGGCGCTTTTGCTTTCTCTGAGACATATACACATCATAATCATAATTGGTTTCTTGATTTTCAATCCAAGCTACCCATGATGGTGAAGGGATAAACTTTTGTACAGAGTCCTCGACCCATAGACTTTCATTTGCCACCTTTAACTCCCCATTACATACAGATTGGCTTTGAGTGGCTTTCTCTGGACATGTGTCCAGCCCTATCGAATATTCTTCACTTCCTGAGTCTTCAGATTCATCATTTTCCTCTGAGTCTTGAGTAACAGCTTGTTGGACATCACACACAGGAtgatgatcatcatcatcatgttcAGCAAGAACAGACTGGGGTTCCCCTTCCAGTGGTATTTTTGGTCTTTGGTTTTGTTTATCTTGCTTAGTCGATTCTGGCTTTTGTTCTCGGTTTGGCACATGAGAAGTCAGAGTTTCAGCTTCTGCAACTTCATTAAGACAGATTTTAGTAGGTGGCAACTGCTTATGCTCCTCTGTGTTTGAGAAGGATATGCTCTGCACTGCAATCTCTTCTTCAGGGTGAGGGCCATACAAGACACCCTCACAAAATAGATCACGCTGCACTACATTTTCTGGTATCTCTTTAACTACTGCCACATCATATATTGGTATAGTTTCTTTATAAGACTTCCACATCTGTATGGCAGCAGGAGAACCACTTCCATACTCTATTCTTACCTCCTCTTTCTCATATGCATAGCTTCCTGGAGGCATATTTCGATATTGTGCTGAATTGCAGGCATTTTTGTGAAATTCTCTTTCCGGCAATGTGGTCACTGGAGACATTGTCATGTCAACATTCTCCAGGTTGTGTTCATTTTCGGTGCTGATGCCAGATGAATGGGAAACTGGGTTTCCTTTTTCACAGTCTTCTCTTTCTGTTCCTGGGTGCTTTTTGGGTACAAATTCAGGTTGTCTTGGGTCCGTTTGGGTTTCTTTTGTTTCAGTTCGTCTCCCTGGACTGGCGTAGTGCCTAAACCGCGTGGCATGGTAAAACATAGGGGACGGCGGATGAGGATTAAAATGAGGTCTCCGGTTCATTCTTAAATTCATTTGAGGCTGGGGGACATAAAATCCAGGATACTCATGGAGTGGAAGTGAATAATATGGAATATATGGATTTCCCCCTCGGTaacctaaagagaaaaaaaaaaaaagtttcattttttttctttttgatcaattagaaagtaatttaaaaagtCAGCATCAGTGGTACATGAGTAAATGTACAGGTGCCCAACTGATCAAAATGGGAGCAGTAAGTTATGACTAAAGTGCACAAAAAGAAAGCAAGGTTAGGTAGAGAATACTTACCTGGTCCAGGGATACAGTATGGATTGTAGAGTTGGGTAAGGTACCAAGGATTTGGGAAAGGTAGTTGTGCTGTAGGCTGTGCATAAAAGAAGGGCCTCTGTTGTGATGTGGAATACTGCCCACTTTCAGGAGGGGGTGCTGTACTGTTCATTTTTGAACCTGTGAAAGACCGTTGTATAATAAATCCATTACAAGTGACAGAAAAAATCAGATcgacttaaaaaaacaacatttttattttcaggaaaggAGCAGGTGCTTTTATACCAGCACatatttttacatgcaaaaaatgccCTCTATTAAAaggttaaaatactttttcaatagccatgtatttttttgcttttcccaaATTGTCCCATATTCATGCTACTAAAGTTTAAGTGAAGTCTCACTGTACTAAAAAGACCAAGTGTACCCAGTGGATAATATTCACATAGAGAGGAGTTCTTGTTTACAGATAATCACTTGGCATGTGTGGCCTTTATTTCAATCATGTGCTACTTCTACTACTTCTGCTCTTTTCTATGTTCAGCCAACTGATTGTTCCCAGGTACCATTACTAAAGCCAATCATAAACCATCTAATCAGTCAATAAGTTTGCCATCTTTTtaactaaaatacaataaaatggtgTCCACTTTTCTGCAGTTGCTTTAGAGGAGAGGTTAGTGACTGCTGCACACAAATCCAGCAGCCAAACCATTTTATCCATCTCCTTTTACACTAGGGAGATTTTGAGGAGAGGGACCACAGTATTTTTTATGCGTTCTTCCTCCTGATGCATATACTTTGTTATGACAGTCTTTTTTCAGATCTGGATATAACACCAATATCTGCTGAACTTCAACCCTATAGCTCAATTTACAGGGTTTTCAATGTCCAgtcaataataaaaagttaagtGATAAATTTAACAGGTTATTTTAACCATGTCCCCTGTGAAGCGATGCCTGCAGCTCCATAGAGGAGTCTGGCATCCTAATACATTAACCATTCTTCTAAAAAGGAAACCGGTACCAGCAAATCTAAAAACTTGCAGTGTAGGCCACTTCAAAAACTGGATGCCTGACTCTCATGCCAAAAAAAATCACTCAGCCCTTTCAGGACCAAACAACAATAATGTCTTTGAGCTCATGCTTAGTTGTGGAATCCAGAAGTTATCACCAAACTGGACCACTACCAATGGTATATTCAGAGCAACAAGTGGCTCAACTTGAGACCCAGGGAACAGCTCTTTTTTCACCTATATTTTCACCTTTTGCATACTTGGTATGGTTATGAAAATCTGCAATATTAAATCCAACCGGTCTTGCAATAGcagacctaatttaaaaaaaacaaaaaaaaaaaaaaaaaaaaacaagtgtactTGAACATAAAGCAAGGTAGAAACATGACCTGAATAGTTGTCAGCCCTGATTTTATTAGATTCTCAAATATTTTCATCCTAACAAGAATcctcatttttatgtaatctgtaTTTCCATTGTTatcagaaaatgttatttctaaagtttttaaaaaacatgtgaaTATACAATTCTATTTTCATGACAGTCAAGCATATCCCTTACACATCTTTCTGAAATACCAGACCCTACATTTAGCTAGAAAATATGCAACTTCATGTAGTGCAAAATATATTATGCACAATACACACAAGTGATTAGTCCATAAAAACCAAAAGTATTCAGGTGATACACAGCTTGATTTACACACTCAATCAAAACTGTTGCTGACAAGATTTGTTTTTGGAGATTGAAGCTGGATAAAACTACCTGCTAATTGCTGTGCACATAGTCACAGTGGGGCATCAACAAAGAATCATTCACCTAAAATGCAGTAACCCCTTTTGTTAGGAGCACAAAGAAtgtcttacattttaaaaatcatttatttcagtTACAGACatctaaaactaaacacaaaagaATAGAAATTAATACTAACAGAACAAGATGATTAAAAAGCCAGCAGTGTTAATAAATAAACCTGCACAAAGGACAATTTATTTATCCTATCACTTAAATGCTAAGAAAACCCCTAGCCctaatataaaagcacagctacaacaacaaatacaaaaaataacctATGCCTATCCACCACTTACCTTATTACATTCCCAAGCACAACTAACCTTCCACTACTCCTACAGCACCTGTTACAGATTTTATAAATTAGCCAGCTCTTGCTGGATGCCAATTAGTTGACACATGAAGATAATGGACTGTTGGGCTGCTCAGCAGAAGAAAAAGGTGGTATGGTTGGTAACAATGGATCTGGGATTTcttgtattttgaaaatgtatcatattttcaaaaaataccattatctgtagactgttttttttttgttgttccaaTAGATCGAACAGAAAATGCATTATTGCATGCATAAACTGTCAAAGAAAGAGCAGTCATGGACTGGAAAAGTGGAATGGACTTGTTGCCTATAGCAGCTATTTAGAGTAAAGAATGAAAGGAAAAGCAGTGACTACTATAGGCGGGAGCTCCTCTTTTTCTCTAGCTGTATTTGTTCCACTTTTTATAAAGCAACCACTCAGCAAAAGTTGGGGCAAAGCCATTACTGAACTGTATCTGTTTAAGGGGTACTTTTCATTCTGGAGCAATTCTAGTTTTGGCCACAAGGGGGAGGTCACTACTTCGGCTGTAATCTGATCTAAAATCAGAAGTATTCCTATTGTCTCTGCTATTTGCAAatgatccacataaaataaatgaatcactTTTCAGCCCACAGGATCAGTAATATCTATATATGTTTAGAATCCACAGCTGTACATTCTAATAAATTAACAGAACAACATATATGATAATAGTATGCTGCCATGTgtgtgcatatatgtatataggtataAGGGAAGCAGGTTaggaaaattacagtaaaaacatGTTTAGACTAATAGTATTTATAAGCAGTTTTAGGCAGTTcccttacaaaaaaattattagtattgGACCAAATTGGTCCATTTTTTATCTGACAGGCTGTAAAAGGCAGAAGCATTGCAGTGTGTTTTTGCTGATGCCACATGCAACGTCCAAGGGTGGTTTGCCGCCCCTGCCATCTGCATAGTCTTGAATTAGTttcaaaagcttaaaaacacttgtttgcaaatgcctaaaaaagcactcaggaaaaacatataaatattgggactttttaggtCAAATTCAGTACCAGATCAAAAagtttttcttacaaaaaagccTTTATTTCAATATGAAGCAAATATCAAAAAACTTTAGCATATAAATACAACACGAAGTAAGCAGTATCTCCTATGCATACACCATGAAGAGGTTTACAATTTGTTGACGCGTTTTGCGGAACACATACTCCGCTTCTTCAGGTCATTTAGTAGatctataatattaatacatgtatgcagaatgtatatatgtacataaagaaaatacacacaaacatggATAATCAATTTGACTTACAATGATGCTCATATCAGTCCAAAACATCTTCTTACCTTATGGTATTTAAGAGAATTGAGCAAAAGGGCAACACAAGTGTCTCCAAAACACTACTATCAGGATTTAAAGATAACTTATTTCAAAGGACAATGAAAGaatacatgaaataaattataattttttaaattaattaataaactgCAAATTCACAATGATTATTAAATGGTTCTTCAATTATATTGCAATGAATTTAATTCAAATCATTGTATAGGATCTTTTCAATAATATTTCATATCAtacctaatataaataataaaagaatgaatgCCTAAAAAAGCCCAGCAGTTGTAGCCTGACACCACTCCCGGGCACTTGCTATAGCCTAGCACTCAGGAGCTGTTACATGCCACTAGTGTGAACATGACTTAAGTATAGTAAACGATCGGCATTTCTCTACTTTGACCTAAGCATTAGGACTGGTCAGTCCTTTAGAACcccatgatttatttattgtgtagTCTGTGCTCCATTTAGGGATATTCACTATCTTTTGTTTGGGTGAAAATTGTGGAGAAAATTTACTTTGTAGAGATGTAATCTCACTACCTGTGAGGGGTTCATGTACCTTGAAATGGATAATGAGCATCATGATTTTTTCATTTGtcctacattttacaaaaacccatcataaattatatattatatagaagagaacagtaaagggaaaaaaaaattgaatattctgCATTTTAGGTCATTAAGAAGAACAAAGATACAAATGACACGTATGGAAAGCAGCACTGTCACATAACATTCTGTATATCAAtggacaaaaaaattgaaaaaacaaaacaatgcttcCTCCAGTCTGATTTTGGTCCCTGGCATCTGAGAAGGGTACCTAACGGGGCCGTGTAATGAACAAAGAGTGAGCTGATTGTATAAAGTGGTAGAAGCAGGCTGGAAGGCAAAATGAGCAGAGCTGGTATGGTG
This window harbors:
- the LOC140331315 gene encoding uncharacterized protein is translated as MTMSPVTTLPEREFHKNACNSAQYRNMPPGSYAYEKEEVRIEYGSGSPAAIQMWKSYKETIPIYDVAVVKEIPENVVQRDLFCEGVLYGPHPEEEIAVQSISFSNTEEHKQLPPTKICLNEVAEAETLTSHVPNREQKPESTKQDKQNQRPKIPLEGEPQSVLAEHDDDDHHPVCDVQQAVTQDSEENDESEDSGSEEYSIGLDTCPEKATQSQSVCNGELKVANESLWVEDSVQKFIPSPSWVAWIENQETNYDYDVYMSQRKQKRPSILSVTSEELSSRDEGSSIDNASVSYFVPDYMLRKGLYAFRRSAESSEKEKIQSGGSLKEDDTPAKHASSRYEKSCRPTSERKVKEASGRSRKIGVPIRGLNKRKLYSVKKKPRKSQSLSEPEDSEEYWVLEEENLHNFEDETDDEEYYFEEDIPREQLDFGKTNFFKQIAQQRILWKPPKGALPAHIIGWPVREKLRVKKSLSEALEQVHRLKPCDYEKFEKPERGYKEVPDMKKPQQKMGGKPQKKASGARVEEYWVGRGAKPKFTEPAYYLQDTAKIKEQDKPPKKKGTRKSAKRKQSRTDTEEIDAWEIPRSFLYRGCNLRKGGTRKK